The following proteins come from a genomic window of Aspergillus luchuensis IFO 4308 DNA, chromosome 3, nearly complete sequence:
- the CDB4 gene encoding curved DNA-binding protein (42 kDa protein) (COG:J;~EggNog:ENOG410PM2V;~InterPro:IPR036005,IPR000994,IPR036388,IPR036390;~MEROPS:MER0064643;~PFAM:PF00557) — protein MAETQAPEVDYTLNNPDTLTKYKTAAQISQKVLEAVSGWCVEGSKIVELCQKGDQLLEEEIAKVYKGKKIQKGIAHPTTVSPSSYVTPYTPLVSDAQEAETTLKAGEIAKIQLGAQIDGFGTIVCDMVVVADSNSSADVVTGREADLIHATHYANELLLRLMVPPGLLASGTDEEKQKAAAQKPPTQAQITQLIEKVAKAYDCNVVENTTSWLFDRNEIEGEKKIILSPGAGVKGEGVPEVGEVWGVELGLSLGSGKVKTLPHRATLHRRTTTTYGLKRPSSRQTLSEIVKKFGQFPFSLRQLDDEKSAKVGVVECVRGGVLRQYEPAGDADNAPVSRVLTTLAITKNGITRLAAPTTPDLSKFQTDKKIEDEEILAILERPLARSTGSKKNKNNKKKTAAKKADE, from the exons ATGGCTGAGACTCAGGCCCCCGAGGTTG ACtacaccctcaacaaccccgaCACCTTGACCAAGTACAAGACCGCTGCTCAGATCTCCCAGAAGGTTCTCGAAGCCGTCTCAG GATGGTGTGTTGAGGGCAGCAAGATCGTTGAGCTTTGCCAGAAGGGTGACCAGCTcctcgaggaggagattgccaAGGTCtacaagggcaagaagatccagaagg GTATCGCTCACCCCACCACGGTCTCTCCCAGCTCCTATGTGACTCCCTACACTCCCCTGGTGTCCGACGCTCAGGAGGCCGAGACCACCTTGAAGGCCGGTGAGATCGCCAAGATCCAGCTTGGTGCTCAGATCGATGGCTTCGGTACCATCGTTTGCGACATGGTCGTTGTCGCCGACAGCAACTCGTCCGCCGATGTGGTGACCGGCCGCGAGGCTGACCTTATCCACGCCACTCACTACGCCAACGAGCTTCTCCTGAGACTTATGGTTCCCCCTGGCCTGCTCGCCAGCGGAACTgatgaggagaagcagaaggccGCTGCCCAGAAGCCTCCTACCCAGGCTCAGATCACTCAGTTGATTGAGAAGGTCGCCAAGGCCTACGACTGCAACGTTGTCGAGAACACCACCAGCTGGCTGTTTGACCGCAACGAGATCGaaggcgagaagaagatcatcctcTCGCCCGGCGCTGGTGTCAAGGGTGAGGGTGTCCCCGAGGTCGGTGAAGTCTGGGGTGTTGAGCTTGGTCTGTCTCTCGGATCCGGAAAGGTCAAGACCCTCCCTCACCGTGCCACTCTCCACCGccgtaccaccaccacctacgGCCTCAAGCGCCCTAGCTCCAGACAGACTCTCTCCGAGATCGTCAAGAAGTTTGGCCAGTTCCCCTTCAGCTTGCgccagctggatgatgagaagtcTGCCAAGGTTGGTGTTGTCGAGTGTGTCCGTGGTGGTGTCCTGAGACAGTACGAGCCCGCCGGTGATGCCGACAACGCTCCCGTCTCCCGCGTCCTGACCACTCTTG CGATTACCAAGAACGGCATCACCCGTCTTGCCGCTCCCACCACCCCTGATCTTTCCAAGTTCCAGACGGACAAGAAgatcgaggacgaggagatccTTGCGATCCTCGAGCGCCCGTTGGCCAGATCCACCGgctccaagaagaacaagaacaacaagaagaagactgcCGCCAAGAAGGCTGACGAGTAA